In bacterium, the following proteins share a genomic window:
- a CDS encoding S-layer homology domain-containing protein: protein MKVIISLFVLSLTLAVLAPMAQAQNDMFKDVPIAHWAYEDIKVLKADGLLTGYPGEVFLGNHPMTRYEFATATRAMYENLIKKIGEVNSLSLRIKALETTSTGNSVTAELTALKEQLAEMALLKDDIARLNKLAEEFEKELASLGVSVPELTARTTELERLVKKLLERPQPIDIHGDLFFGARAGHGSGDNIGIDLNGIAFGVDTKTLEPTTNPIHDLHIVHELGMNVKGDFGNGVTANAEFIVSNYLNYLGSATQPFNFGSSGTYIGFTPPGGVRIEDVEDVAIYSANVGFAIGTHGGVNAQLGRLGYQVSPYTFKRVDPDWYFDVPRYDNGNIYFDGAKLGFDWGAVKLDMFGGKNNNISATNTENYQRITAGQFPNSYYVDGLAKASTRFFEPGSNRPTGLQDGVLEVDTTLGAALKVGLTSSANLGLTYIVLDGVPLFGDGYGMPFNRVAIMGGNVNAQILPSLSVKAEYAQTDVLLNNRNIVSSNNWAADGGLRYNSGDTFHIGAGYKEIRPLFAAPGYWGRIGFWYNPVDIKGFTADAHYKFNDDFMLSASGEFYQGTGQNKSGTTLVGFSTKDKITRLLVDGTYHLNSAWSLSAGWEGVMWDLKNNNATEFTGGKPRENYYTVGMGYQLGNDALLKIMYQVVDYDSKGVSRFNAPGSLEDNASGGLLVTQVTVKF from the coding sequence ATGAAAGTTATAATCAGTTTATTTGTGCTAAGCCTAACGCTAGCCGTGCTGGCGCCTATGGCTCAGGCACAAAATGATATGTTTAAAGATGTTCCCATTGCTCACTGGGCTTATGAAGACATCAAGGTTTTGAAGGCGGATGGCCTATTAACGGGCTATCCCGGCGAAGTCTTTCTGGGCAATCATCCGATGACTCGCTATGAGTTCGCGACTGCTACCCGAGCAATGTATGAGAATCTTATCAAAAAGATCGGTGAGGTCAACTCCCTCTCTTTGCGCATCAAAGCTTTAGAAACCACCAGCACAGGCAACAGTGTCACCGCTGAGTTGACTGCTTTGAAAGAGCAGCTCGCGGAGATGGCGTTGCTTAAGGACGATATCGCTCGCCTCAACAAGTTGGCAGAAGAGTTTGAGAAAGAACTGGCCAGCTTGGGCGTCAGTGTTCCGGAACTGACCGCTAGAACCACTGAGTTGGAAAGGCTTGTTAAAAAACTGTTAGAGCGACCCCAGCCCATTGACATCCACGGAGACCTTTTCTTTGGCGCTCGAGCTGGACATGGCTCTGGAGACAATATCGGCATTGACCTAAACGGTATCGCTTTTGGGGTTGATACAAAAACCTTAGAGCCAACCACCAATCCCATTCACGATTTGCACATCGTCCATGAGTTAGGCATGAACGTAAAAGGCGACTTTGGAAACGGGGTGACTGCCAACGCTGAATTTATCGTCAGTAATTACCTGAATTATCTCGGGTCTGCCACTCAACCGTTCAATTTCGGAAGTAGCGGAACGTACATCGGCTTCACCCCCCCCGGTGGAGTAAGAATAGAGGATGTGGAAGACGTTGCCATTTATAGCGCCAATGTCGGTTTTGCTATTGGCACGCACGGTGGCGTTAACGCTCAGTTAGGCCGATTAGGCTATCAAGTTTCTCCATATACCTTCAAGCGTGTCGATCCGGATTGGTACTTTGATGTGCCTCGCTACGATAACGGTAACATCTACTTTGATGGCGCCAAACTCGGTTTTGACTGGGGCGCGGTCAAATTAGACATGTTCGGCGGCAAGAATAATAACATTTCTGCAACCAATACAGAAAACTACCAACGTATCACTGCGGGACAGTTTCCAAATTCCTATTATGTTGATGGGTTAGCAAAAGCATCCACTCGATTCTTCGAACCCGGTTCGAACCGACCGACCGGCCTTCAGGACGGAGTTCTTGAAGTTGACACGACATTAGGCGCAGCGCTTAAGGTTGGTCTGACATCATCTGCAAATCTAGGTTTAACTTATATCGTTTTGGATGGAGTTCCTCTATTTGGAGACGGATATGGCATGCCATTCAATCGAGTTGCTATTATGGGTGGAAACGTAAATGCCCAAATACTGCCCAGCCTCTCAGTGAAAGCTGAATATGCTCAAACCGATGTGCTGCTCAACAATCGCAACATAGTTTCCAGCAACAACTGGGCGGCTGATGGTGGACTACGCTATAACAGCGGGGATACGTTCCATATCGGCGCAGGATATAAGGAAATTCGCCCCCTATTTGCTGCCCCCGGTTATTGGGGACGCATCGGCTTCTGGTACAACCCGGTTGACATCAAAGGCTTTACTGCGGATGCTCATTACAAGTTCAACGATGACTTCATGTTGTCTGCTAGCGGCGAGTTCTATCAGGGAACAGGACAGAACAAATCTGGTACCACCCTAGTCGGCTTCTCGACAAAAGACAAAATCACCCGCTTGCTCGTTGATGGCACCTATCATTTGAACTCCGCATGGAGTTTGTCAGCCGGTTGGGAAGGCGTTATGTGGGACCTCAAGAACAATAACGCCACTGAATTCACCGGCGGCAAACCACGCGAAAATTACTACACTGTCGGCATGGGTTATCAACTCGGCAATGATGCCTTATTGAAAATTATGTACCAAGTTGTAGACTATGACTCCAAGGGAGTAAGTCGTTTCAATGCCCCAGGTTCCCTTGAAGACAACGCATCCGGCGGCCTGTTAGTAACCCAAGTCACCGTCAAGTTTTAG
- a CDS encoding DUF5658 family protein: MQIMMKQRLMKENLWLIGVTMADLISTIILIGMGLCREMNPIMNYFLQIGWTPFIAFKLATIVLAVSVTEWYRKHDEIFIRRWLRIGVVSYVGVWSIWFTAANLR, translated from the coding sequence ATGCAAATAATGATGAAGCAAAGATTAATGAAAGAGAACTTATGGCTAATCGGCGTGACTATGGCCGATTTGATTAGTACGATTATTCTTATTGGAATGGGCTTATGCAGAGAAATGAACCCGATCATGAACTATTTCCTGCAAATAGGGTGGACACCTTTTATCGCATTTAAACTTGCAACCATTGTACTTGCCGTCAGTGTTACCGAGTGGTATCGCAAACATGACGAAATTTTTATCCGCCGATGGCTCCGGATTGGAGTAGTTAGCTACGTTGGAGTTTGGAGTATCTGGTTCACGGCGGCGAACTTAAGGTAA
- a CDS encoding FmdB family zinc ribbon protein — MPTYGYKCTKCENQFDVVHSAHAPAVEECPSCGGKVKKVFYPVGIMFKGPGFHVNDYKSGNGADPAASKEPASCPGNPDKPACSSCDLKE, encoded by the coding sequence ATGCCTACTTATGGATATAAATGCACTAAATGTGAAAATCAATTTGATGTTGTACATAGCGCTCATGCCCCAGCAGTGGAAGAATGCCCAAGCTGCGGCGGCAAAGTAAAGAAAGTATTCTACCCTGTTGGGATCATGTTTAAAGGCCCCGGTTTCCATGTGAATGATTATAAGAGTGGAAACGGCGCAGATCCTGCTGCTTCAAAGGAACCAGCAAGCTGTCCCGGCAACCCCGACAAGCCGGCATGCAGCAGTTGTGATCTTAAGGAGTAG
- the trpS gene encoding tryptophan--tRNA ligase — MARQIALSGMQPTGLIHLGRLEGALRNWVRMQDEFEQYSFVANWHSYTTLFKEPEEIARMSHMLAIDYMAVGLDPKKCTIFLQSDVKQHAELHLLLSMITPVGWLERQPTYKDKIATLTDKYNEENVGEFVSYGLLGYPLLQAADILMYRANVVPVGKDQAPHLEITREIARRFNGIYGEVFPEPQALIPEETGNIPGIDRRKMSSSYGNAIFISDTAEEVAAKVQQMVTTETKIRKTDPGIPENCVVCKLRKIYDSEGYKTSWDEDIQGVRGCQQNKRELTEILNNMLDPIRKKREELLENKDYVAQVLKDGAGKAGAAAEATMKLVREAMKF, encoded by the coding sequence ATGGCTAGACAGATTGCTTTGAGTGGGATGCAGCCGACGGGGCTGATCCATCTTGGACGTTTGGAAGGGGCGCTTCGGAATTGGGTGAGGATGCAGGATGAGTTTGAACAATATTCCTTTGTGGCGAACTGGCACTCGTATACGACACTTTTCAAGGAACCTGAAGAGATAGCGCGAATGTCCCACATGTTGGCCATTGACTACATGGCGGTCGGACTTGACCCCAAAAAATGTACGATCTTCCTTCAATCCGATGTCAAACAACATGCTGAACTACATTTGCTGCTATCGATGATTACCCCTGTCGGGTGGCTCGAACGCCAGCCGACTTATAAAGATAAAATTGCCACGTTGACAGATAAATACAACGAAGAAAACGTGGGAGAGTTTGTTTCCTATGGATTGCTTGGATATCCTCTCCTTCAAGCAGCCGATATTCTTATGTATCGTGCGAATGTGGTCCCTGTCGGCAAGGATCAAGCGCCTCATTTAGAGATTACACGAGAGATAGCCCGAAGGTTCAATGGTATCTATGGCGAGGTCTTTCCAGAGCCGCAGGCTTTAATTCCGGAAGAAACCGGCAATATTCCTGGTATAGACCGCCGCAAGATGAGCAGCTCCTATGGCAACGCCATTTTCATCTCGGATACGGCGGAAGAGGTTGCGGCGAAAGTTCAGCAGATGGTGACTACCGAAACAAAAATTCGCAAGACCGACCCGGGTATTCCTGAGAACTGCGTAGTCTGCAAGCTTCGTAAGATTTACGATTCGGAGGGCTACAAGACCTCATGGGACGAAGATATACAAGGCGTGCGGGGCTGTCAGCAGAATAAGCGAGAGTTAACCGAGATTTTGAATAATATGCTCGACCCCATTCGAAAGAAGCGTGAAGAGCTATTGGAAAACAAAGATTATGTAGCTCAGGTGCTTAAAGATGGAGCGGGAAAAGCAGGCGCCGCTGCCGAAGCGACGATGAAACTGGTCCGCGAAGCGATGAAGTTCTAG
- a CDS encoding uroporphyrinogen decarboxylase family protein, which yields MTKRQRFIETVTFGSPDKPASGELFGFDATNERWVREGLPADVIDLEKYFDIDFIVASPCVNVNLEPIPAYPLRVIEETDQHIIEAKGREVVRRKKDQSGPGMPQWLSYPLQSREDWETDWKWRLDPDIPDRLPDIEARVDEYNSQEYPLGIWIGSSYGYMRNWWGVENVSTLFYDDPALIEEMIESITHLSLQTLKRVLSYGIKLDYVCFWEDMAYKGGPLISPAMFKKYCSPYYRKVMDVVTSTGIKVALVDSDGDIRQLIPYWLDVGINMVMPMEVASGMNVIEIRKEYGKRLAFFGGIDKRALAGTKEDVRKEVVPKLEACFADGGYIPACDHKIPPNVPYENYLYFRELVNEVTERFYGG from the coding sequence ATGACCAAACGCCAACGATTTATCGAAACCGTTACCTTCGGCTCCCCCGACAAACCGGCTTCTGGGGAGCTATTTGGCTTTGACGCGACTAACGAGAGGTGGGTACGTGAAGGACTTCCTGCCGATGTGATCGATCTGGAAAAGTACTTCGACATTGATTTCATCGTTGCCAGCCCCTGTGTCAATGTCAATCTCGAGCCAATTCCCGCTTATCCATTACGGGTGATTGAAGAGACTGATCAGCACATCATCGAAGCTAAAGGGCGTGAGGTTGTCCGCCGAAAGAAAGACCAAAGCGGGCCTGGGATGCCGCAATGGTTAAGTTACCCACTGCAATCGCGTGAGGATTGGGAAACTGATTGGAAGTGGAGATTAGATCCCGACATTCCCGACCGACTGCCTGATATTGAAGCCAGAGTGGATGAATATAATAGCCAAGAGTATCCCTTGGGCATCTGGATTGGCAGCTCCTATGGATATATGCGCAATTGGTGGGGGGTTGAGAATGTGTCCACTCTTTTTTATGACGACCCCGCTCTCATCGAGGAGATGATTGAAAGCATCACCCATTTATCGCTGCAGACTCTCAAGCGCGTTCTCTCTTATGGCATTAAGTTGGATTATGTTTGTTTTTGGGAGGATATGGCATACAAAGGCGGGCCTTTGATCTCGCCAGCCATGTTCAAAAAGTACTGTTCGCCCTATTATCGAAAGGTAATGGATGTTGTCACTTCCACCGGTATTAAAGTTGCGCTCGTTGATTCGGATGGCGATATACGGCAACTAATTCCATACTGGCTGGATGTAGGGATTAACATGGTCATGCCCATGGAAGTGGCCAGCGGGATGAACGTGATTGAAATTAGAAAAGAGTATGGCAAGCGGTTGGCTTTCTTTGGAGGCATCGATAAAAGAGCTTTGGCAGGGACGAAAGAAGATGTTCGCAAAGAGGTGGTTCCCAAACTCGAAGCGTGTTTTGCCGATGGCGGTTATATCCCCGCTTGCGACCATAAAATTCCGCCCAACGTGCCTTATGAAAATTATCTTTACTTCCGCGAGCTTGTAAATGAGGTCACCGAACGTTTCTATGGTGGCTAA